A genomic segment from Malus domestica chromosome 05, GDT2T_hap1 encodes:
- the LOC103434406 gene encoding pentatricopeptide repeat-containing protein At4g16390, chloroplastic yields MAYHLCSSPSSLFHNPRTPSRSLPFPSPTNFRLRSSAIHTHRLSFPPLQFQSTTSLQIHRVSLQDQVAEEAQSPKDSEIESLQSPDGNSGSLSKSYVWVNPRSPRASQLRHKSYDSRYASLVKVAEYLNSCAPIESDVSEALKGLGDNILEQDAVVVLNNMNNPENALLALNYFHKRLKPKREVILYNVTLKVCRKGKDLDRAEKLFDQLLQRGVKPDNVTFSTMISCARMCSLPDKAVEWFEKMPSFGCNPDDVTYSAMIDAYGRAGKVEMAFSLYDRARTEKWRIDPVTFSTLIKIHGQSGNFDGCLNVYEEMKAIGAKPNLVIYNTLLDAMGRARRPWQAKKIYREMISRELSPNWVTYASLLRAYGRARYSDDALNVYKVMKEKGLELNVILYNTLLAMCADVGNTDEAVDIFEEMKSSETLKPDSWTFSSMITIYSCSGKVTEAEATLNEMLEAGFEPNIFILTSLIQCYGKAKRTDDVVRIFNQLLDLGITPDERFCGCLLNVMTQTPKEELCKLANCIERADEKLGYVVRLLVEKQDSSENFKNEASELFNSIGSDVKKAYCNCLIDLCVNLDLLERACELLDLGITLQIYIGLQSRSQTQWSLYLKGLSLGAALTALHVWINDLSRVLDSAEELPPLLGINTGHGKHKYSDKGLASVFESHLKELNAPFHEAPDKAGWFLTTKVAIKSWLESRSSSELVTA; encoded by the coding sequence ATGGCTTATCACTTATGCTCTTCGCCCTCTTCTCTCTTCCACAACCCCCGAACTCCCTCCCGCTCTCTCCCTTTTCCTTCCCCGACTAATTTTCGACTCAGAAGCTCTGCAATTCACACCCACAGACTCAGTTTTCCTCCGCTACAATTTCAGTCAACAACCTCTCTGCAAATACACCGTGTTTCGTTGCAAGACCAGGTTGCAGAAGAAGCCCAGAGCCCCAAAGACTCAGAAATTGAAAGTCTTCAGAGCCCAGATGGAAATTCCGGGTCTTTGTCGAAAAGCTACGTCTGGGTCAATCCCAGGAGCCCCAGAGCTTCACAGCTGCGGCACAAGTCCTACGATTCCAGGTACGCTTCTTTGGTGAAAGTAGCTGAGTATTTGAACTCTTGCGCTCCGATTGAAAGTGATGTTTCTGAAGCTTTAAAGGGTTTAGGGGATAATATTTTGGAACAAGACGCTGTGGTTGTTCTTAATAACATGAACAATCCGGAAAATGCTTTGCTTGCGCTTAACTACTTTCACAAGAGATTGAAACCCAAGAGGGAGGTGATTTTGTACAATGTGACTTTGAAAGTGTGTAGGAAGGGTAAGGATTTGGATAGAGCAGAGAAGCTGTTCGATCAACTACTCCAGAGAGGTGTTAAACCCGATAATGTTACCTTTTCGACTATGATTAGTTGTGCTAGGATGTGTTCTTTGCCTGATAAGGCTGTGGAGTGGTTTGAGAAGATGCCCAGTTTTGGGTGTAATCCGGATGATGTTACCTATTCGGCTATGATTGACGCCTATGGGCGTGCCGGTAAGGTTGAAATGGCTTTCAGTTTGTATGACCGAGCTAGGACTGAGAAGTGGCGCATCGATCCAGTGACGTTTTCTACATTGATCAAAATTCACGGGCAATCGGGGAATTTTGATGGGTGCTTGAATGTTTATGAGGAAATGAAAGCTATAGGGGCTAAGCCAAACTTGGTTATTTATAACACTTTGCTGGATGCCATGGGAAGAGCTAGGAGGCCTTGGCAGGCCAAGAAAATTTACCGAGAGATGATCAGCAGAGAGCTTTCACCAAATTGGGTGACCTATGCGTCTCTTTTAAGGGCCTATGGTAGAGCTCGCTACAGTGATGATGCTCTTAATGTTTATAAAGTGATGAAGGAGAAGGGGCTAGAGTTAAATGTAATTCTTTATAACACCCTTTTAGCTATGTGTGCTGATGTTGGTAACACTGACGAAGCCGTTGACATTTTTGAAGAAATGAAGAGTTCTGAAACCTTGAAGCCCGACAGTTGGACCTTTTCATCCATGATCACCATATATTCCTGTAGCGGGAAAGTCACAGAGGCAGAAGCAACATTGAATGAGATGTTGGAGGCTGGTTTTGAACCTAATATCTTTATTTTGACATCACTCATCCAATGCTACGGGAAGGCAAAACGCACTGATGACGTTGTTAGGATATTCAATCAACTCCTAGATTTGGGTATAACACCAGATGAGCGTTTCTGTGGTTGTCTCCTGAATGTGATGACTCAAACACCAAAGGAAGAACTTTGCAAGCTTGCCAATTGCATTGAGAGGGCTGATGAAAAACTAGGGTATGTGGTAAGACTTTTGGTGGAGAAGCAAGACAGTAGTGAAAACTTCAAGAATGAAGCATCAGAACTTTTCAACTCAATCGGTTCGGATGTAAAGAAGGCTTATTGCAATTGCCTGATTGATCTTTGTGTGAACCTCGATCTATTGGAGAGAGCCTGTGAGCTATTAGACTTGGGGATTACACTTCAGATATACATAGGTTTACAGTCAAGGTCTCAAACCCAGTGGTCTCTGTATCTCAAAGGTCTGTCTCTTGGGGCCGCTCTGACTGCATTACATGTTTGGATCAATGACCTATCTCGGGTATTGGACTCTGCTGAGGAGCTTCCACCGTTGCTTGGAATCAATACTGGACATGGGAAACATAAGTATTCAGACAAGGGTCTGGCAAGTGTATTTGAGTCCCATTTGAAGGAATTAAATGCTCCATTCCATGAGGCCCCGGACAAGGCTGGCTGGTTTTTGACGACAAAGGTTGCAATCAAGTCATGGTTGGAGTCTAGGAGTTCATCCGAGTTAGTTACTGCTTAG
- the LOC103455646 gene encoding myosin-15-like, protein MSLRRGSKVWVEDRDLAWVPAEVADWKGKQLQVVTASGKKVLALPEKLFLRDADEDEHGGVVYNLQRGYALNDIYTYTGSILIAVNPFTKLPHLYNVHMMEQYKGAPFGELSLHVFAVADASYRAMVNDGQSQSILVSGESGAGKTETTKLIMQYLTYVGGQAAGAGDERTVEQQVLESNPLLEAFGNARTVRNDNSSRFGKFVEIQFDASGRISGAAIRTYLLERSRVVQITDPERNYHCFYQLCASGKDAEKYKLDHPSHFHYLNQSKTYELDGVSSAEEYTKTRTAMDIVGISREDQEAIFRTLAAILHLGNIEFSPGKEHDSSVLKDQKSNFHMQMAAKLFMCDVDLLLATLSTRTIQTREGIIVKALDCSGAISSRDALAKTVYSRLFDWLVDKINTSVGQDSTSQMQIGVLDIYGFECFKDNSFEQFCINFANEKLQQHFNEHVFKMEQEEYSKEEIDWSYIDNQDVLDLIEKLTHAHRNYHIARKAEETLEFSESETLRLTFRDGKFLFILLRFFLSENARELNVTK, encoded by the exons ATGAGCCTCCGCCGGGGCTCCAAGGTCTGGGTCGAGGACCGGGATTTGGCCTGGGTCCCGGCTGAAGTCGCCGACTGGAAGGGGAAGCAGCTCCAGGTCGTCACCGCTTCGGGAAAGAAG GTTTTGGCTTTGCCGGAGAAGCTGTTTCTGAGGGATGCGGATGAGGACGAGCATGGCGGAGTGGTGTATAACCTTCAGAGGGGATACGCTCTCAATGATATATAT ACATATACAGGGAGCATTTTGATTGCGGTTAACCCATTCACAAAGCTTCCCCATCTATACAATGTCCATATGATGGAGCAGTATAAGGGAGCTCCATTTGGTGAGCTAAGCCTCCATGTTTTTGCCGTGGCTGATGCGTCTTATAG AGCAATGGTGAATGATGGACAAAGCCAATCAATACTGGTCAGTGGTGAAAGTGGAGCTGGGAAGACTGAAACGACGAAACTGATTATGCAGTATCTTACTTATGTAGGAGGCCAAGCTGCTGGTGCTGGTGATGAGAGAACTGTTGAACAACAAGTTCTTGAA TCGAATCCCCTTTTGGAGGCATTTGGTAATGCCAGGACTGTTAGAAATGACAATTCAAG TCGTTTTGGCAAGTTTGTTGAGATCCAGTTTGATGCAAGTGGTAGAATATCTGGAGCTGCAATTAGAACTTATCTACTGGAAAGATCCCGTGTTGTTCAGATTACAGATCCTGAAAGGAATTACCACTGTTTTTACCAGTTGTGCGCATCTGGAAAG GATGCAGAGAAGTACAAGTTAGACCACCCAAGCCACTTCCATTACCTGAATCAAAGCAAGACTTATGAACTTGATGGAGTGAGCAGTGCAGAAGAGTATACGAAGACAAGAACAGCAATGGATATTGTTGGTATCAGCCGTGAAGATCAG GAAGCAATATTCCGCACCTTGGCTGCAATTCTGCATTTGGGGAACATTGAATTTTCTCCTGGGAAAGAGCACGACTCTTCAGTTCTAAAGGATCAGAAATCGAACTTTCATATGCAGATGGCTGCTAAACTTTTCAT GTGTGATGTGGACCTCTTATTAGCAACACTGTCTACTCGTACAATCCAAACTCGTGAAGGAATTATTGTTAAAGCTCTCGACTGTAGTGGTGCTATTTCTAGTAGAGATGCATTGGCAAAGACTGTTTATTCTCGGTTGTTTGACTG GCTTGTTGATAAGATTAATACATCTGTTGGCCAAGACTCGACTTCCCAAATGCAAATAGGAGTCTTGGACATTTATGGTTTTGAATGCTTTAAGGACAATAG TTTTGAGCAATTTTGCATTAACTTTGCAAATGAGAAGCTACAGCAACACTTTAATGAG CATGTGTTCAAGATGGAGCAGGAGGAGTATAGCAAAGAGGAAATTGATTGGAGCTACATTGACAACCAAGATGTTCTGGATTTGATTGAGAAG ctcacacacgcacacagaaaCTACCACATTGCTAGAAAAGCTGAAGAAACACTAGAATTTAGTGAGTCTGAAACGTTGAGGTTGACATTTAGGGATGGGAAGTTTTTGTTCATTCTGTTAAG ATTTTTTTTATCTGAAAATGCTCGAGAGTTGAATGTGACAAAGTAA
- the LOC103434416 gene encoding microtubule-associated protein 70-5 isoform X1, which translates to MAGYDEEQLGVGGVGGVGGDELSLVHPDPVVLELNRMHNLLKEKSRELGIAQGEIKALRATEVQKDKAVEELRNEVQKLDEKHRVTESLLQHKNLEIKKLIDEKRDALAAQYAAESALRRVHANRRDDESLPLESFIAPLEAEIKMYKNQIAALQEDKKAMERLTKTKESALLEAERILQSALERALIVEEVQNQNFELRRQIEICQEENRILEKTNRQKVLEVEKLSQTIQELEEAVLAGGAAANAIRDYQRQMEELHEEKRTLERELARVKVSANRVATVIANEWKDDNDKVMPVKQWLEERRLMQAEMQRLRDKLAISDRTAKAEAQLKEKMKLRLKTLEEGLKHVSSFSCTPNLFCGSPKPEKSSNFLGFLTSNGGSAKRSTSQPRGSTVSRSSPQQQPHSDNETAGGLKRANSFRKKYGSGENMLKKSLWASRSKVVDSGEKENTEMKENTNTDAENNNDKTAAADIKAAYGGNEDSHNKISTDPESEDMVSGFLYDRLQKEVLNLRKHCEAKESDMNAKDEEIKMLMKKVDALTKAMDVEFKKMKREAVARDKETAAAKYMDDNKKSRNINSSKRCVTNLVAKAS; encoded by the exons ATGGCGGGTTATGATGAAGAACAACTTGGAGTTGGAGGAGTTGGAGGAGTTGGAGGAGATGAGCTGTCCCTTGTCCATCCAGACCCTGTTGTGTTAGAGCTCAATCGGATGCACAACCTACTCAAAG AAAAGAGTCGGGAGTTGGGGATTGCTCAGGGTGAGATCAAGGCTCTCAGAGCTACCGAAGTTCAAAAGGATAAGGCTGTAGAAGAG CTCAGAAATGAAGTACAGAAATTGGACGAAAAACACCGAGTCACGGAAAGTCTTCTCCAGCACAAG AATCTTGAAATCAAGAAACTAATAGATGAGAAGAGAGATGCATTGGCTGCACAATATGCTGCTGAATCAGCTCTTAGAAGGGTACATGCAAATCGAAGGGACGATGAATCTCTTCCTCTCGAGTCTTTCATTGCTCCTCTAGAGGCTGAAATCAAAATGTACAAGAATCAG ATTGCAGCACTTCAGGAGGATAAGAAGGCGATGGAACGCCTCACCAAGACAAAAGAGTCAGCTCTTCTTGAAGCAGAGCGGATATTGCAAAGTGCACTAGAAAGGGCTCTAATAGTTGAAGAGGTTCAgaaccaaaactttgaattgaGGAGACAGATTGAGATCTGCCAG GAGGAAAACAGAATCCTTGAAAAAACAAACCGCCAAAAGGTTTTAGAGGTTGAAAAGCTTAGTCAAACCATTCAGGAACTTGAGGAGGCCGTTTTAGCTGGTGGGGCTGCAGCCAATGCTATTCGTGACTACCAACGGCAGATGGAAGAATTACAT GAGGAGAAGAGAACTCTGGAGAGAGAGCTAGCAAGAGTTAAAGTTTCAGCAAACCGGGTAGCAACTGTGATTGCTAATGAGTGGAAGGATGACAATGACAAAGTTATGCCCGTGAAACAGTGGCTGGAAGAGAGAAGACTAATGCAG GCAGAGATGCAACGGTTGAGAGACAAGCTAGCTATATCGGACAGAACAGCGAAGGCAGAAGCACAACTCAAG GAAAAAATGAAGTTGAGGTTAAAGACGCTCGAGGAAGGGTTAAAGCATGTTTCGAGCTTCTCCTGTACTCCTAATTTATTTTGTGGTTCCCCAAAACCGGAAAAATCTAGTAACTTCTTAGGATTTCTGACAAGCAACGGTGGTTCAGCAAAGAGATCGACATCACAGCCGAGGGGTTCCACCGTCAGTAGAAGCTCTCCACAGCAACAGCCACATTCAGACAACGAAACAGCTGGAGGGCTAAAAAGAGCGAACAGCTTTAGAAAAAAATATGGTTCTGGAGAAAATATGTTGAAGAAAAGCTTATGGGCATCTAGAAGTAAAGTTGTTGATAGTGGTGAAAAGGAGAACAcagaaatgaaggaaaatactAATACTGATGCTGAAAACAACAATGATAAAACTGCTGCCGCGGACATTAAAGCTGCATATGGTGGCAATGAGGATTCGCACAACAAGATAAGTACCGATCCTGAAAGTGAAGATATGGTCTCCGGGTTTCTCTACGATAGGCTTCAGAAGGAGGTCCTAAACTTAAGGAAGCATTGCGAAGCCAAGGAGAGCGATATGAATGCTAAAGATGAAGAAATAAAG ATGCTGATGAAAAAGGTGGATGCGCTGACAAAAGCCATGGATGTAGAGTTTAAGAAAATGAAGAGAGAAGCAGTGGCTAGAGATAAAGAAACTGCAGCAGCCAAGTATATGGATGATAACAAAAAGAGCAGAAATATAAACTCCTCTAAACGGTGCGTGACAAATTT GGTAGCAAAAGCATCTTGA
- the LOC103434416 gene encoding microtubule-associated protein 70-5 isoform X2 yields the protein MAGYDEEQLGVGGVGGVGGDELSLVHPDPVVLELNRMHNLLKEKSRELGIAQGEIKALRATEVQKDKAVEELRNEVQKLDEKHRVTESLLQHKNLEIKKLIDEKRDALAAQYAAESALRRVHANRRDDESLPLESFIAPLEAEIKMYKNQIAALQEDKKAMERLTKTKESALLEAERILQSALERALIVEEVQNQNFELRRQIEICQEENRILEKTNRQKVLEVEKLSQTIQELEEAVLAGGAAANAIRDYQRQMEELHEEKRTLERELARVKVSANRVATVIANEWKDDNDKVMPVKQWLEERRLMQAEMQRLRDKLAISDRTAKAEAQLKEKMKLRLKTLEEGLKHVSSFSCTPNLFCGSPKPEKSSNFLGFLTSNGGSAKRSTSQPRGSTVSRSSPQQQPHSDNETAGGLKRANSFRKKYGSGENMLKKSLWASRSKVVDSGEKENTEMKENTNTDAENNNDKTAAADIKAAYGGNEDSHNKISTDPESEDMVSGFLYDRLQKEVLNLRKHCEAKESDMNAKDEEIKMLMKKVDALTKAMDVEFKKMKREAVARDKETAAAKYMDDNKKSRNINSSKRVAKAS from the exons ATGGCGGGTTATGATGAAGAACAACTTGGAGTTGGAGGAGTTGGAGGAGTTGGAGGAGATGAGCTGTCCCTTGTCCATCCAGACCCTGTTGTGTTAGAGCTCAATCGGATGCACAACCTACTCAAAG AAAAGAGTCGGGAGTTGGGGATTGCTCAGGGTGAGATCAAGGCTCTCAGAGCTACCGAAGTTCAAAAGGATAAGGCTGTAGAAGAG CTCAGAAATGAAGTACAGAAATTGGACGAAAAACACCGAGTCACGGAAAGTCTTCTCCAGCACAAG AATCTTGAAATCAAGAAACTAATAGATGAGAAGAGAGATGCATTGGCTGCACAATATGCTGCTGAATCAGCTCTTAGAAGGGTACATGCAAATCGAAGGGACGATGAATCTCTTCCTCTCGAGTCTTTCATTGCTCCTCTAGAGGCTGAAATCAAAATGTACAAGAATCAG ATTGCAGCACTTCAGGAGGATAAGAAGGCGATGGAACGCCTCACCAAGACAAAAGAGTCAGCTCTTCTTGAAGCAGAGCGGATATTGCAAAGTGCACTAGAAAGGGCTCTAATAGTTGAAGAGGTTCAgaaccaaaactttgaattgaGGAGACAGATTGAGATCTGCCAG GAGGAAAACAGAATCCTTGAAAAAACAAACCGCCAAAAGGTTTTAGAGGTTGAAAAGCTTAGTCAAACCATTCAGGAACTTGAGGAGGCCGTTTTAGCTGGTGGGGCTGCAGCCAATGCTATTCGTGACTACCAACGGCAGATGGAAGAATTACAT GAGGAGAAGAGAACTCTGGAGAGAGAGCTAGCAAGAGTTAAAGTTTCAGCAAACCGGGTAGCAACTGTGATTGCTAATGAGTGGAAGGATGACAATGACAAAGTTATGCCCGTGAAACAGTGGCTGGAAGAGAGAAGACTAATGCAG GCAGAGATGCAACGGTTGAGAGACAAGCTAGCTATATCGGACAGAACAGCGAAGGCAGAAGCACAACTCAAG GAAAAAATGAAGTTGAGGTTAAAGACGCTCGAGGAAGGGTTAAAGCATGTTTCGAGCTTCTCCTGTACTCCTAATTTATTTTGTGGTTCCCCAAAACCGGAAAAATCTAGTAACTTCTTAGGATTTCTGACAAGCAACGGTGGTTCAGCAAAGAGATCGACATCACAGCCGAGGGGTTCCACCGTCAGTAGAAGCTCTCCACAGCAACAGCCACATTCAGACAACGAAACAGCTGGAGGGCTAAAAAGAGCGAACAGCTTTAGAAAAAAATATGGTTCTGGAGAAAATATGTTGAAGAAAAGCTTATGGGCATCTAGAAGTAAAGTTGTTGATAGTGGTGAAAAGGAGAACAcagaaatgaaggaaaatactAATACTGATGCTGAAAACAACAATGATAAAACTGCTGCCGCGGACATTAAAGCTGCATATGGTGGCAATGAGGATTCGCACAACAAGATAAGTACCGATCCTGAAAGTGAAGATATGGTCTCCGGGTTTCTCTACGATAGGCTTCAGAAGGAGGTCCTAAACTTAAGGAAGCATTGCGAAGCCAAGGAGAGCGATATGAATGCTAAAGATGAAGAAATAAAG ATGCTGATGAAAAAGGTGGATGCGCTGACAAAAGCCATGGATGTAGAGTTTAAGAAAATGAAGAGAGAAGCAGTGGCTAGAGATAAAGAAACTGCAGCAGCCAAGTATATGGATGATAACAAAAAGAGCAGAAATATAAACTCCTCTAAACG GGTAGCAAAAGCATCTTGA